One part of the Saprospiraceae bacterium genome encodes these proteins:
- the rpsH gene encoding 30S ribosomal protein S8, with protein sequence MSIVTDPIADYLTRIRNAQLAGFRIVDIPASNEKKSITEILYKYGYILKYKFEDSENKQGIIRIALKYDPVSKLPIIRQLTRLSKPGRRVYSNVDELPRIINGLGIVIISTSKGLLTDKEAKRQNVGGEVLCYIY encoded by the coding sequence ATGTCTATAGTTACAGATCCAATAGCAGATTATCTTACAAGAATCCGGAATGCACAATTAGCAGGTTTCCGAATTGTAGATATTCCGGCATCAAACGAAAAGAAATCGATTACCGAAATATTATATAAATACGGTTATATATTAAAATACAAATTTGAAGATTCTGAAAACAAACAAGGAATTATTCGAATAGCTTTAAAATATGATCCGGTTTCAAAATTGCCAATTATTCGTCAACTTACCAGGTTAAGTAAACCCGGAAGAAGAGTTTACAGTAATGTGGATGAATTACCACGGATTATTAATGGACTTGGAATTGTAATTATTTCAACGTCTAAAGGATTGTTGACCGACAAAGAAGCAAAGAGGCAAAATGTTGGTGGAGAAGTACTTTGTTATATTTATTAA
- the map gene encoding type I methionyl aminopeptidase, which produces MIYLKTEEEIECIRQSCLLVCKTIAEIATMLRPGITGLELDKRAEEFIKDHHAVPAFKGYNGFPGTLCISRNEEVVHGIPNHDSLKAGDIVSIDCGVSANGFFGDAAYTFALGDISEAVKMLMKATLDSLNAGIKEAKVGNRIGDISQAVQDSTEGKFGFGVVRELVGHGIGRQLHEPPEVPNFGKRGRGLVLKEGLVIAIEPMINLGTKRVKQLKDGWTVITQDKKPSAHFEHTIVVRKEEGERLSDHSFIENSVKNNIELTKIS; this is translated from the coding sequence ATGATTTACCTCAAAACAGAAGAGGAAATCGAATGCATCCGACAAAGCTGTTTGTTGGTCTGTAAAACGATTGCCGAAATTGCTACCATGTTGAGACCGGGAATTACCGGTTTAGAATTGGATAAAAGAGCTGAAGAATTTATAAAGGATCATCATGCAGTGCCCGCATTTAAAGGGTATAACGGTTTTCCTGGTACGCTTTGCATTTCCAGAAACGAAGAAGTTGTGCATGGTATTCCGAATCATGATTCCCTGAAAGCAGGTGATATCGTTTCAATAGATTGTGGTGTTTCAGCCAATGGATTTTTTGGAGATGCGGCCTACACATTTGCTTTAGGAGACATTTCTGAAGCTGTAAAAATGTTGATGAAAGCTACCTTGGATTCTTTGAACGCAGGGATCAAAGAAGCAAAAGTTGGCAATCGAATAGGCGACATCAGTCAAGCAGTCCAGGATAGTACGGAAGGTAAATTTGGATTTGGTGTAGTTCGGGAATTGGTGGGTCATGGTATTGGAAGACAATTACATGAACCTCCTGAAGTGCCAAATTTTGGAAAAAGAGGTCGCGGATTAGTCCTAAAAGAAGGATTGGTCATTGCAATCGAACCTATGATTAATTTAGGTACAAAAAGAGTAAAGCAATTAAAAGATGGATGGACGGTAATTACCCAAGATAAAAAACCTTCCGCTCATTTTGAACATACAATTGTGGTAAGAAAAGAAGAAGGAGAGAGGCTGTCTGACCACAGTTTTATCGAAAATTCTGTTAAAAATAACATAGAATTGACAAAAATTAGTTAA
- the rplX gene encoding 50S ribosomal protein L24, with translation MKFKIKKGDKVQVIAGSNKGKEGIITQIITDKNRAVIEGVNIVKKHMKPANNNPGGIVEISAPIHISNLSLLDPKSGKPTRVGFAVENGKKVRVSKKSGEIIK, from the coding sequence ATGAAATTTAAAATAAAAAAAGGGGACAAAGTCCAGGTAATTGCCGGATCCAATAAAGGAAAAGAAGGAATTATTACCCAAATTATTACGGACAAAAATCGCGCTGTTATTGAAGGTGTCAATATTGTAAAAAAACATATGAAACCTGCGAATAACAACCCAGGCGGAATTGTAGAAATTTCGGCGCCAATTCATATCTCCAATTTATCATTATTGGATCCTAAAAGTGGTAAACCTACAAGAGTTGGGTTTGCAGTTGAAAATGGTAAGAAAGTAAGAGTTTCAAAAAAATCAGGAGAAATAATTAAGTGA
- the rpsQ gene encoding 30S ribosomal protein S17: protein MMERNLRKQKVGVVSSNKMDKTITVKVERSLLHDKYGKRMNRSKKYFAHDEKNECTIGDLVKIMETRPMSKNKCWRLIEIIKKGE from the coding sequence ATAATGGAAAGGAATCTTCGAAAACAGAAAGTTGGTGTCGTAAGTAGTAACAAAATGGATAAAACCATTACCGTGAAAGTGGAAAGAAGTTTGTTGCATGATAAATACGGTAAACGTATGAACAGAAGCAAAAAATATTTTGCACATGATGAAAAAAATGAATGCACAATTGGTGATTTGGTAAAAATTATGGAAACCAGACCAATGAGTAAGAATAAGTGTTGGAGATTAATTGAAATTATTAAGAAAGGAGAATAA
- the rplO gene encoding 50S ribosomal protein L15 codes for MELHNLKPAKGAIHREKRIARGEGSGHGGTSGKGHKGMKARSGAKTSRAFEGGQTPLQRRIPKFGFKNINRIHYKEINLDLLVSYSENYNTSEFNMEFFAAQKIFNTNDKIKILGRGELAKPLTLKVHACTASAKAKIEAAGGSIDLI; via the coding sequence ATGGAATTACACAATTTAAAGCCAGCAAAAGGCGCCATTCATCGCGAGAAAAGAATCGCAAGAGGAGAAGGTTCAGGTCATGGTGGAACTTCCGGAAAAGGTCATAAAGGGATGAAAGCAAGATCCGGAGCGAAAACTTCAAGAGCATTTGAAGGAGGTCAAACTCCTTTGCAACGCCGGATACCAAAATTTGGATTTAAAAATATTAATCGTATTCATTATAAAGAAATTAATTTAGATCTATTAGTTTCCTATTCTGAAAATTATAATACATCCGAATTTAATATGGAGTTTTTTGCTGCTCAAAAGATATTTAATACAAATGACAAAATTAAAATCCTTGGCAGAGGAGAATTAGCGAAACCGCTAACATTGAAAGTTCACGCATGTACAGCTTCTGCTAAAGCAAAAATTGAAGCAGCTGGCGGATCCATAGACCTCATTTAA
- the rpmD gene encoding 50S ribosomal protein L30, whose amino-acid sequence MSKIKITQSKSVIKASIRQKLTIQALGLRNPHDSVELESTPQILGMVNKVRHLVEVEKI is encoded by the coding sequence ATGAGTAAAATAAAAATTACACAATCTAAAAGTGTCATTAAGGCAAGTATCAGACAGAAATTGACTATTCAAGCCTTAGGATTAAGAAATCCACATGACTCTGTAGAATTGGAGTCTACCCCTCAAATTTTGGGTATGGTAAATAAAGTAAGACATCTTGTTGAAGTAGAAAAGATATAA
- the rplV gene encoding 50S ribosomal protein L22, which yields MEAVAKLRNCPMSPRKMRLVVDLIRGKKVNEALNILKFTKKEASGWLEKLLLSAINNWEQKHGEGGADSANLFIKTAFVDGGMVIKRFQPAPHGRAHRIRKRRNHVTLIVASKEVAKTESNN from the coding sequence ATGGAAGCTGTAGCTAAATTACGTAATTGCCCGATGTCTCCTAGAAAAATGAGACTGGTAGTAGATTTGATCAGAGGAAAAAAAGTCAATGAAGCTTTAAATATATTGAAATTTACAAAGAAAGAAGCTTCTGGATGGTTAGAAAAACTATTATTATCTGCGATCAACAATTGGGAACAAAAACATGGAGAAGGTGGAGCAGATTCAGCAAATCTCTTTATAAAAACTGCATTTGTCGATGGTGGTATGGTAATTAAACGTTTTCAACCTGCGCCTCATGGGCGGGCACATAGAATTCGGAAGCGCAGAAATCATGTAACCTTGATCGTAGCTTCTAAAGAAGTTGCAAAAACAGAATCCAATAATTAA
- the rplE gene encoding 50S ribosomal protein L5 encodes MSYENRLKMQYLKQVIPVLMEKFQYKSVMEAPRLLKISINQGIGSATQDKKLVDNAVNEVTTITGQKAVPTMSKKAISNFKLREKMPIGVKVTLRKDRMYEFLDRLITVALPRVRDFRGISDTAFDGRGNYTLGITEQIIFPEIDLDKINKIAGMDITFVTTAKTDAEAFALLKELGLPFKNQKN; translated from the coding sequence ATGAGTTACGAAAACAGATTAAAAATGCAATATCTAAAACAGGTGATTCCTGTTTTAATGGAGAAATTCCAGTATAAGTCTGTAATGGAAGCACCTAGATTGCTAAAAATAAGTATCAACCAAGGGATAGGTTCTGCAACTCAGGATAAAAAATTGGTGGATAATGCAGTCAATGAGGTGACTACAATTACAGGCCAAAAAGCAGTACCTACCATGTCAAAAAAGGCGATCTCGAATTTTAAATTGAGAGAAAAAATGCCAATTGGTGTGAAGGTGACCCTCCGTAAAGATAGAATGTATGAATTTTTAGATCGTTTAATCACGGTTGCACTTCCACGGGTACGTGACTTTAGAGGAATCAGTGATACCGCTTTTGATGGAAGAGGTAATTATACTTTAGGAATCACGGAGCAAATCATTTTCCCAGAGATTGATTTAGATAAGATAAATAAAATTGCAGGTATGGATATTACATTCGTTACAACTGCAAAAACAGACGCAGAAGCGTTTGCACTTTTAAAAGAATTGGGATTGCCGTTTAAAAATCAGAAAAATTAA
- the infA gene encoding translation initiation factor IF-1, with protein sequence MTKKNLITQDGTIEEALSNAMFRVRLQNDHLIIATISGKMRMNYIRILPGDKVSVEMSPYDLSRGRITYRYK encoded by the coding sequence ATGACCAAAAAGAACCTGATAACCCAGGATGGTACCATCGAAGAAGCCCTGTCTAACGCAATGTTTAGGGTTCGACTTCAGAATGACCATCTCATCATTGCAACAATTTCGGGTAAAATGCGGATGAATTATATTCGGATTCTTCCTGGCGACAAAGTCTCAGTGGAAATGAGTCCATACGATTTATCCAGAGGAAGAATTACTTATAGGTATAAATAG
- the rpmJ gene encoding 50S ribosomal protein L36, with protein sequence MKVRTSIKKRTVDCKFVRRKGRLYIINKKNPKYKQRQG encoded by the coding sequence ATGAAAGTTAGAACTTCAATAAAGAAAAGAACAGTGGACTGCAAATTTGTCCGTAGGAAAGGGAGACTTTATATAATTAATAAAAAGAATCCTAAGTACAAACAACGTCAAGGTTAA
- the rpmC gene encoding 50S ribosomal protein L29, which produces MALKKYSEFTDLSQEILERDLLNAITQLHSLKLEHKVKGLQNPTQIRFLRKEVAMMKTELTKRTSTQS; this is translated from the coding sequence ATGGCGCTTAAAAAATATAGTGAATTCACAGATTTAAGTCAGGAAATCCTGGAAAGAGATCTATTAAATGCAATCACACAATTGCATAGCTTAAAACTTGAACATAAAGTAAAAGGTCTTCAAAATCCTACGCAAATTCGATTCTTAAGAAAAGAAGTAGCAATGATGAAAACCGAATTAACCAAAAGAACTTCAACACAATCATAA
- the rplP gene encoding 50S ribosomal protein L16 has translation MLQPKRLKYRKQQKGRNKGIAHRGSTIAFGTFGLKSLDSARLTSRQIEAARVAMTRHMKREGNVWIRIFPDKPITSKPAEVRMGKGKGALDHYVAVIKPGTIMFEMDGIPFDVAVEAFSLAAQKLPIKTRVVVRREFQNLATA, from the coding sequence ATGTTACAGCCAAAGCGCCTAAAATATAGGAAACAGCAAAAAGGTAGAAATAAAGGAATAGCCCACAGAGGAAGTACTATAGCATTTGGTACATTCGGTTTAAAATCCTTGGATTCAGCACGATTGACTAGCCGTCAAATTGAAGCAGCAAGGGTTGCTATGACGAGGCATATGAAACGGGAAGGAAATGTTTGGATCCGTATTTTTCCTGATAAGCCAATAACATCAAAACCAGCAGAGGTTAGGATGGGTAAAGGTAAAGGAGCATTAGATCATTATGTAGCCGTAATTAAACCGGGTACAATTATGTTTGAAATGGATGGGATCCCTTTTGATGTAGCTGTTGAAGCATTTTCATTAGCTGCTCAAAAACTTCCGATAAAAACAAGAGTTGTCGTACGTAGAGAATTTCAAAATTTAGCAACCGCTTAA
- the secY gene encoding preprotein translocase subunit SecY: MKKLIETLKNIWSITELKDKIIYTLLLLIIFRVGSFIVLPGVDPQILSQKATNSANSLFGLISSYTGGAFDKASIFALGIMPYITASIIVQLLGFAVPYFQRLQQKEGDAGRKKLTQITRILTVFITLVQGGGYLTYVKSMGAVDPNVSAFVFWFSNSIILTAGTVFCMWLGERITDRGIGNGTSLIIMIGIISSLPSAFAFELNSQQLLLFLVELVILFLIVIACILVIQGVRKIPIQFAKRMVGRGTGAMPLSTNRDYIPLKVNAAGVMPIIFAQAILFLPLTAVQYLTSDPSLGTTGILQTLTDPYGFWHNFLTFVLVVGFTYIYTALIVNPQNYAEYLKRQNAFIPGIKPGEDTEEYIDTTTTRITLPGAIFLGFLTILPSFAALCGVNPDFARFFGGSSVLIMVGVILDTLSQVESYLLMRKYDGLVKSGRIEGRFSQGVGPVVNG; encoded by the coding sequence ATGAAAAAACTAATTGAAACTTTAAAAAATATTTGGAGCATCACGGAATTAAAGGATAAGATCATTTATACCTTACTCCTCTTAATTATTTTTCGTGTAGGTTCTTTTATCGTATTACCTGGGGTTGATCCTCAAATTTTAAGCCAAAAAGCTACAAATTCAGCAAATAGTTTGTTTGGTTTAATTAGCAGCTATACGGGTGGAGCTTTTGACAAAGCATCCATTTTTGCGCTTGGAATTATGCCTTACATCACAGCTTCAATTATCGTCCAGTTATTAGGTTTTGCTGTGCCTTATTTTCAAAGATTACAACAAAAAGAAGGAGACGCTGGTAGAAAAAAATTAACTCAAATAACCCGTATATTAACCGTATTTATTACACTCGTACAGGGTGGTGGGTATTTGACATATGTAAAATCTATGGGAGCTGTAGATCCAAATGTAAGTGCATTTGTTTTTTGGTTTTCAAATAGTATTATTCTAACCGCCGGAACTGTATTTTGTATGTGGTTAGGGGAACGTATTACAGATCGTGGAATTGGAAATGGAACTTCACTGATCATTATGATTGGGATTATATCTTCGCTACCATCTGCATTTGCATTCGAATTAAACTCACAACAACTTTTATTGTTTTTAGTAGAATTAGTGATTTTATTCCTCATTGTTATTGCGTGTATATTAGTTATTCAAGGGGTTCGAAAAATTCCAATACAATTTGCAAAAAGAATGGTTGGACGGGGTACTGGTGCAATGCCTTTATCCACAAATCGAGATTATATTCCACTTAAAGTGAATGCTGCCGGGGTAATGCCAATCATCTTTGCACAAGCTATCTTATTCCTGCCATTAACTGCAGTGCAATATTTAACTTCCGATCCATCCTTAGGGACAACTGGAATTTTACAAACACTTACGGATCCTTATGGATTTTGGCATAACTTTTTAACGTTTGTATTAGTCGTTGGATTTACATACATCTATACCGCTTTGATTGTAAATCCACAGAATTATGCAGAATATTTGAAAAGACAAAATGCATTTATACCTGGGATTAAACCTGGAGAAGATACGGAAGAATATATAGATACAACTACAACAAGAATTACATTGCCAGGTGCAATTTTTCTTGGATTTTTAACGATTCTGCCATCCTTTGCAGCATTGTGTGGTGTGAATCCAGACTTTGCCAGATTCTTTGGTGGTTCATCCGTTTTAATTATGGTAGGCGTTATTTTAGATACCCTGTCACAAGTTGAGTCTTATCTACTGATGAGAAAATATGATGGTTTAGTTAAATCTGGAAGAATCGAAGGGCGCTTTAGTCAGGGAGTTGGTCCTGTTGTCAATGGATAA
- the rplR gene encoding 50S ribosomal protein L18, protein MKKNKDTQRQKIRFRIRKSVIGTAERPRLAVFKSNTSIYCQLIDDTKGHTLCAASSLDKTLTKGKKSELAKQVGTMIASKAKSMNIGAVTFDRGGFIYHGRIKALAEAAREGGLNF, encoded by the coding sequence ATGAAAAAAAATAAAGATACACAAAGACAGAAAATCAGATTTCGGATACGTAAATCGGTGATCGGTACAGCAGAAAGACCAAGGTTGGCTGTATTTAAAAGTAATACTTCCATTTATTGTCAATTGATTGATGATACAAAAGGACATACTTTATGCGCTGCTTCGTCCCTTGATAAGACCTTAACCAAAGGTAAAAAATCGGAATTGGCAAAACAAGTAGGCACTATGATTGCTTCAAAAGCAAAAAGTATGAATATTGGTGCCGTTACCTTTGACAGAGGAGGATTTATTTATCATGGTCGTATTAAAGCGCTTGCTGAAGCCGCTCGCGAAGGCGGATTAAACTTTTAA
- the rpsM gene encoding 30S ribosomal protein S13, whose product MARIAGIDLPKNKRGIVGLTYIYGIGPTTARTILSKVGIGESIRVNEWSNEQVQSIQQLIQEEIKVEGELRSDVQLSIKRLMDIACYRGIRHRKGLPVRGQRTKTNARTRKGKRKTVANKKKATK is encoded by the coding sequence ATGGCACGTATTGCAGGTATCGATTTACCAAAAAACAAAAGAGGGATTGTTGGATTAACCTATATCTATGGAATAGGCCCGACTACCGCAAGAACCATTCTTTCAAAAGTAGGAATTGGAGAGAGCATTCGAGTAAATGAATGGTCAAACGAACAAGTTCAATCTATCCAACAACTTATTCAGGAAGAAATTAAAGTTGAAGGAGAATTAAGATCTGATGTCCAGTTAAGCATTAAGCGCTTAATGGATATTGCATGTTATAGAGGCATTCGTCATAGAAAAGGTTTGCCAGTAAGAGGGCAGCGTACGAAGACCAATGCGCGTACCAGAAAAGGAAAGAGAAAAACAGTTGCAAATAAGAAAAAAGCTACTAAATAA
- the rpsC gene encoding 30S ribosomal protein S3 → MGQKANPIGNRLGIIRGWESNWFGGKAFAQKVVEDEKIRNYLNARIAKGGVARVIIERTLKRITVSIQTSRPGIIIGKGGTEVDSVREELKKLTNQDIQINILEIRKPELDAAIVAESVAKQIESRINYRRAAKMAIQSTMRAGAEGIKIRIGGRLNGAEMARSEEYKEGRIPLHTFRADIDYSIKEAQTVYGKIGVKCWICKGEVFVKRDLSPLVGLEKKETKSGMGGGNRRGGPDRGGERGDNRRGERGDRRGGGSDRGGDRGRRK, encoded by the coding sequence ATGGGTCAAAAAGCAAATCCGATAGGCAATCGCTTAGGAATAATCCGGGGCTGGGAGTCCAATTGGTTTGGTGGAAAAGCCTTTGCTCAAAAAGTAGTAGAGGATGAAAAAATCAGAAATTATCTCAATGCCCGTATTGCTAAAGGCGGTGTTGCAAGAGTTATTATTGAGAGAACTTTAAAACGAATTACGGTTTCAATACAAACCTCAAGACCGGGAATTATTATTGGAAAAGGTGGTACTGAAGTTGATAGTGTTCGTGAAGAATTAAAAAAACTAACCAACCAGGACATCCAAATTAATATTCTTGAAATTCGGAAACCTGAATTAGATGCAGCAATCGTTGCTGAATCTGTTGCAAAACAGATTGAATCCAGGATTAATTATAGAAGAGCAGCAAAAATGGCAATTCAGTCCACAATGCGTGCAGGTGCAGAAGGAATTAAAATTCGGATTGGAGGAAGGTTGAATGGTGCAGAGATGGCTCGTTCAGAAGAATACAAAGAAGGAAGAATTCCATTACATACATTCCGGGCAGATATTGATTATTCAATTAAAGAAGCGCAGACAGTATATGGTAAAATTGGGGTTAAGTGTTGGATCTGTAAAGGAGAGGTTTTTGTCAAAAGGGACTTATCTCCATTAGTTGGATTGGAAAAAAAGGAAACCAAATCTGGAATGGGTGGTGGAAATAGAAGAGGAGGCCCTGACAGAGGAGGAGAACGAGGTGATAATCGGAGAGGAGAACGTGGTGACAGAAGAGGTGGAGGCTCTGATAGAGGTGGTGACCGTGGAAGAAGAAAATAA
- the rplN gene encoding 50S ribosomal protein L14 → MIQQESRLNVADNSGAKEVLCIRVLGGTKRRYASIGDKIVVTVKSATPGGVKKGTVSKAVIVRTKKEIRRKDGSYIRFDDNAVVLLTANDEPRGTRIFGPVARELREKDYMRIVSLAPEVL, encoded by the coding sequence ATGATACAGCAGGAATCAAGACTTAATGTAGCTGACAATAGTGGTGCTAAAGAAGTACTTTGTATTCGTGTGCTTGGCGGTACAAAAAGAAGGTATGCTTCAATAGGTGATAAAATTGTGGTGACAGTCAAATCAGCAACTCCGGGAGGTGTAAAAAAAGGCACAGTTTCCAAAGCAGTAATTGTCAGAACGAAAAAAGAAATCCGTCGTAAAGATGGATCTTATATTCGGTTTGATGATAATGCAGTAGTCTTGTTGACCGCAAACGATGAACCCAGAGGTACCCGTATTTTTGGCCCTGTCGCAAGGGAATTAAGAGAAAAGGATTATATGAGAATTGTATCATTAGCTCCTGAGGTACTATAA
- the rplF gene encoding 50S ribosomal protein L6 codes for MSRIGNKIITIPSGVDVKIDKSAITVKGPKGTLVQAIDPDMKITSEDGIITISRPTEQKRHKSLHGLTRALVSNMVTGVSDGFTKQMELVGVGYRVSNTGNLLELSIGYSHPIMFYIPSELKVETVTEKGSNPKIILKGSDLQLIGQVCAKLRSFKAPEPFKGKGIKFTGEILRRKAGKSAGK; via the coding sequence ATGTCCAGAATAGGAAATAAAATCATAACGATACCAAGTGGAGTGGATGTGAAAATTGATAAATCTGCAATCACAGTGAAAGGGCCAAAAGGTACTCTTGTCCAAGCGATTGATCCTGATATGAAAATAACATCTGAGGATGGAATTATCACGATATCCCGTCCTACAGAACAAAAAAGACATAAATCCCTTCATGGATTGACACGGGCATTAGTAAGTAATATGGTAACGGGTGTAAGTGATGGTTTCACTAAACAAATGGAATTGGTTGGGGTAGGTTACAGGGTTTCAAATACAGGTAACTTATTAGAACTTTCTATAGGTTATTCTCACCCGATTATGTTTTATATCCCTTCGGAATTAAAAGTGGAAACGGTTACAGAGAAAGGTTCTAATCCGAAAATTATTTTAAAAGGGTCAGATTTACAATTAATTGGGCAAGTGTGTGCAAAATTAAGATCCTTTAAAGCACCTGAGCCATTTAAAGGCAAGGGTATCAAATTTACAGGAGAAATATTGAGAAGAAAAGCAGGAAAATCTGCAGGTAAATAA
- the rpsE gene encoding 30S ribosomal protein S5 — protein MGKSLVVRIKAAGETELKEKLVALNRVAKVTKGGRTFSFSALVVVGDGNGIVGQGIGKAREVADAIAKAVDDAKKNLIKVPIQKGTISHEQKGKFGAGRVFIKPAADGTGVIAGGAMRAVLEIAGIHNVLAKSIGSSNPHNVVKATLDALTKIRSPYEVAKQRKIELVKVFEGF, from the coding sequence ATGGGAAAATCGCTTGTAGTTAGAATTAAAGCAGCTGGTGAAACCGAATTAAAAGAAAAATTAGTTGCACTAAACCGGGTTGCGAAAGTAACCAAAGGGGGACGTACTTTTAGTTTTTCAGCACTCGTAGTGGTGGGTGATGGTAATGGTATCGTAGGTCAAGGAATCGGAAAAGCAAGAGAGGTTGCAGATGCAATTGCGAAAGCAGTTGATGATGCAAAGAAAAATTTGATAAAAGTACCAATTCAAAAAGGTACCATTTCCCACGAACAGAAAGGAAAATTTGGAGCTGGAAGGGTATTTATTAAACCGGCTGCAGACGGTACTGGAGTAATTGCAGGTGGAGCCATGCGTGCAGTTTTGGAAATTGCAGGTATCCATAACGTATTAGCAAAATCTATTGGTTCTTCAAATCCACACAATGTGGTGAAAGCTACCTTAGATGCATTAACCAAAATAAGAAGCCCTTATGAAGTTGCTAAGCAACGCAAAATCGAATTAGTGAAAGTATTTGAAGGATTTTAA
- the rpsN gene encoding 30S ribosomal protein S14 translates to MSKKSIIARQAKREKVVAKYRDIRLKLKEEGDYDALSKLPRNASPVRLKNRCGLTGRPKGYIRRFGVSRYVFRLMALDGKIPGVVKASW, encoded by the coding sequence ATGTCTAAGAAGTCAATTATAGCAAGACAAGCAAAGCGTGAAAAAGTGGTTGCAAAATACCGCGATATCCGTTTGAAGTTAAAAGAAGAAGGAGACTATGATGCTCTTTCAAAATTACCAAGAAATGCTTCTCCAGTTCGATTGAAAAATCGTTGTGGATTAACAGGAAGACCAAAAGGTTATATCAGACGTTTCGGCGTTTCAAGATATGTCTTTCGCTTAATGGCATTAGATGGTAAAATTCCTGGTGTAGTAAAAGCAAGTTGGTAA
- the rpsK gene encoding 30S ribosomal protein S11: MAKGKKAKKRKVKVDADGIAYIQATFNNIIISLCNKAGEVISWSSAGKSGFRGSKKNTPFAAQMSANTAAGTAFEAGMRSAEVFVKGPGSGREAAIRALDSSGIKITKIIDLTPIPHNGCRPPKHRRV, translated from the coding sequence ATGGCAAAAGGTAAAAAGGCTAAAAAGAGAAAAGTAAAAGTAGATGCGGATGGCATAGCTTATATTCAAGCTACATTCAATAATATTATAATCTCTTTATGTAATAAAGCAGGGGAAGTAATATCCTGGTCAAGTGCTGGTAAATCTGGATTTAGAGGATCTAAGAAAAATACACCATTTGCAGCACAGATGTCTGCAAATACAGCAGCAGGTACTGCATTTGAAGCAGGAATGCGTTCCGCAGAAGTTTTTGTTAAAGGACCTGGTTCTGGTAGAGAAGCAGCAATTCGTGCTTTAGATAGCTCCGGAATAAAAATTACCAAAATCATCGACTTAACACCCATTCCACATAATGGTTGTAGACCTCCAAAACATCGTAGAGTTTAA